In the Colwellia sp. 20A7 genome, one interval contains:
- a CDS encoding YbaN family protein → MRQNQESLTQAVKIEPKITAQGCPVPIAKRNKIIVLLWKVLGVFCVGLAILGAILPILPTTVFLIMATACFAKSSPRMQQKLLNNKTFGPLIHEWQQSRSIPRKAKRIALLMIILSVAWSSYLLQDIMLTLLVISLVIWPFIFLWRLPISK, encoded by the coding sequence GTGCGTCAAAATCAAGAATCGCTAACTCAAGCAGTAAAAATAGAGCCAAAAATAACAGCGCAAGGTTGTCCTGTGCCTATTGCTAAACGAAACAAGATTATTGTTTTGCTGTGGAAGGTCTTAGGTGTTTTTTGTGTTGGTTTAGCTATATTAGGTGCTATTTTACCAATTTTACCTACGACTGTTTTTTTGATTATGGCAACCGCCTGTTTTGCTAAATCTTCACCGCGAATGCAACAAAAATTGCTGAATAACAAAACATTCGGGCCATTAATTCATGAATGGCAGCAAAGCCGCAGTATACCTAGAAAAGCAAAAAGAATTGCTTTGCTTATGATCATACTGTCGGTAGCCTGGTCCTCTTACTTACTGCAAGATATAATGCTTACGTTACTGGTTATCTCTCTTGTTATTTGGCCTTTCATTTTTTTATGGCGTTTACCTATTAGTAAGTAG
- the acpS gene encoding holo-ACP synthase has product MPVIGIGTDIVEISRIAKMSDNTRERLAKRVLTPNEYERFSTMNLNSVNNAVSYLAKRWAGKEAAAKALGTGIASGVSFQHIEIVTLESGQPTLILSNRALEIALSKKSKYWHISLADEKLYATAFVTLS; this is encoded by the coding sequence ATGCCTGTTATTGGTATTGGTACAGATATTGTGGAAATAAGCCGTATTGCTAAAATGTCTGATAATACTCGTGAGCGTTTAGCTAAACGGGTATTAACACCGAATGAATATGAACGCTTTAGTACAATGAATTTAAACTCAGTTAATAATGCTGTTAGCTACTTGGCTAAACGTTGGGCGGGAAAGGAAGCCGCAGCGAAAGCTTTAGGCACTGGCATAGCAAGTGGTGTTTCTTTTCAACATATAGAAATAGTCACGCTTGAAAGCGGGCAGCCAACGCTAATACTCTCTAATAGAGCCTTAGAAATAGCTCTATCAAAAAAATCTAAGTATTGGCATATTTCGCTAGCGGATGAAAAACTTTACGCGACAGCTTTCGTGACACTTTCATAA
- a CDS encoding RNA methyltransferase has translation MTKLLLSTMALGKRLQVENSYVTIGLTNPKSPSNVGAVMRAAGCYCVDQVLYTGQRYANAAKYNGSKHNTDTKNAHEKIPLKAADDFKDIKALRAELPENTKIICVDLVEGATPLPHFQHPEQAIYIFGPEDGTISQSVINNADGVVYVPTVGCMNLAASVNVLLYDRLAKSLVSNNQVESDNVLIKKSRDTNNKVKVNLKHE, from the coding sequence ATGACCAAACTTTTACTCTCAACAATGGCTTTAGGGAAGCGATTACAAGTTGAAAATAGTTATGTAACTATCGGCTTAACTAACCCTAAAAGTCCCAGTAATGTTGGCGCTGTAATGCGTGCAGCAGGTTGTTATTGTGTCGACCAAGTACTATATACAGGACAGCGGTATGCGAATGCAGCCAAATATAATGGATCAAAGCATAATACAGATACTAAAAATGCCCATGAAAAAATTCCTTTAAAAGCCGCTGATGACTTTAAAGACATTAAAGCTTTACGTGCTGAACTACCTGAAAATACTAAAATTATTTGTGTAGATTTAGTTGAAGGAGCGACACCACTGCCACATTTTCAACACCCAGAACAAGCGATTTATATCTTTGGTCCTGAAGATGGTACTATTAGCCAAAGCGTAATCAATAATGCTGATGGTGTTGTGTATGTACCAACGGTTGGTTGTATGAACTTAGCCGCTTCAGTGAACGTGTTATTATACGACAGACTAGCTAAATCCTTGGTGAGCAATAACCAAGTAGAAAGTGATAATGTATTGATAAAGAAAAGCCGCGATACAAATAATAAAGTTAAAGTTAACTTGAAACACGAATAA
- the relA gene encoding GTP diphosphokinase, translating into MVSVRKSHQVVSVNFKHWLTEQSLPDEKQQALEQLWEQVSPFFQLHEASLLKAREMVEILSNLNLDADSLLAAFLTPLLEENLITQDFVKEHCSKDVAMLCQGVEKMEAIKGLRQQSSVSNIDNIRRMLLAMVEDVRAVVIKLAERLCDLREQKNNDEETRVLTAKDSANIYAPLANRLGIGQLKWELEDISFRYLHPQVYKKIAKLLDETRLEREQYMHDFVGNLSDQLKALEIKGEVYGRPKHIYSIWKKMQQKALDFEQLFDVRAVRVVVERIQDCYSALGIVHTEWQHLSQEFSDYVATPKSNGYQSIHTVVLGPEGKSVEVQIRTQQMDDDAELGVAAHWRYKEGSITGKSNSFDDKIGWLRKILQWQDDVSENGEMLDELRSQVFEDRIYVFTPSGDVIDLPMGSTPLDFAYYIHSNVGHCCIGAKVFGKIVPFTHQLKTGDQVEVLTNNHPNPSRDWLNPNLNYIHSSRARAKVQHFFKLQDRDKHLAQGKELFDTELAKLSKLTINQGQLKEAVAHFNVKTIDDLYAAIGSGNARLQQVINYFKQLEEKFNPAPEIDPQSLVRESQVGHSTAGDDNGITVSGVGNLLTHMAKCCSPVPGDMISGFITQGRGISVHRQDCEQLANSLNQQPERIVELQWGLDDKQNYQASVLIIACDRQGLFRDISTIIANEKVSIVGIDSHSDSTRQTMSMKIKVEVTSGELLTRVLDKVRQLDDVVEVKRL; encoded by the coding sequence ATGGTTTCGGTGCGTAAATCTCATCAGGTTGTTAGTGTAAATTTCAAACATTGGCTAACAGAGCAATCTTTACCCGACGAAAAACAACAAGCACTTGAGCAGTTGTGGGAACAAGTTTCGCCATTTTTTCAGCTACACGAAGCGAGTTTGTTAAAAGCAAGGGAAATGGTCGAGATACTTTCTAATTTAAATCTAGATGCAGACTCATTATTAGCTGCTTTTTTAACACCATTACTAGAAGAAAATTTAATCACGCAAGACTTTGTCAAAGAGCACTGTAGTAAAGATGTTGCAATGCTGTGCCAAGGTGTTGAAAAAATGGAAGCCATTAAAGGTTTAAGGCAACAAAGTAGTGTTAGCAATATCGATAACATACGCCGTATGTTATTAGCTATGGTTGAAGATGTACGTGCAGTTGTTATTAAGCTAGCTGAGCGCTTATGTGATTTACGTGAACAAAAAAATAATGATGAAGAAACGAGAGTATTAACAGCAAAAGATAGCGCTAATATTTATGCACCACTGGCTAATCGATTAGGCATTGGTCAGCTAAAATGGGAATTAGAAGATATCTCATTTCGTTACCTTCATCCGCAAGTTTATAAAAAAATTGCCAAATTGTTAGATGAAACGCGTCTTGAACGTGAACAATATATGCATGACTTTGTTGGTAATTTGAGTGACCAATTAAAAGCCTTAGAAATTAAGGGCGAGGTCTATGGCCGTCCAAAGCATATTTATAGTATCTGGAAAAAAATGCAACAAAAAGCATTAGACTTCGAACAATTGTTTGATGTTAGAGCTGTTCGGGTAGTCGTTGAAAGAATACAAGATTGTTATTCTGCATTAGGTATAGTCCACACAGAGTGGCAGCATTTATCTCAAGAGTTTTCAGATTATGTCGCAACCCCTAAATCCAATGGTTATCAATCCATTCATACTGTTGTTCTGGGGCCTGAAGGTAAGTCGGTAGAAGTACAAATAAGAACGCAACAAATGGATGATGATGCTGAGCTCGGTGTAGCGGCACATTGGCGCTATAAAGAAGGCTCGATAACTGGAAAAAGTAATAGTTTTGATGACAAAATAGGCTGGTTACGCAAAATTTTACAATGGCAAGACGACGTCTCTGAAAATGGAGAAATGTTAGATGAGCTTCGTAGCCAAGTTTTTGAAGACCGAATCTATGTTTTTACACCTTCAGGCGATGTGATTGATTTACCTATGGGCTCAACCCCATTAGATTTTGCCTATTATATTCACTCTAATGTTGGTCATTGTTGTATTGGTGCAAAAGTATTTGGAAAAATTGTTCCTTTTACTCACCAATTGAAAACGGGTGATCAAGTTGAAGTATTAACAAATAATCATCCTAATCCGAGTCGTGATTGGCTGAACCCTAACTTAAATTATATTCATTCCTCAAGAGCTCGAGCAAAGGTACAACACTTTTTTAAGTTACAAGATCGAGATAAACATCTAGCGCAGGGCAAGGAACTATTTGATACAGAATTAGCAAAATTAAGTAAGCTTACGATCAACCAAGGACAACTAAAAGAAGCGGTAGCGCATTTCAATGTTAAAACTATTGATGACCTATACGCGGCAATTGGTTCAGGTAATGCACGTTTACAACAAGTTATTAACTACTTTAAGCAACTTGAAGAAAAATTTAATCCAGCACCTGAGATCGATCCACAAAGCTTAGTGAGAGAATCTCAAGTAGGGCATAGCACTGCCGGCGATGATAATGGTATTACCGTATCAGGAGTTGGTAACTTGCTTACTCACATGGCTAAGTGTTGCTCTCCAGTACCTGGTGACATGATTTCAGGTTTTATTACTCAAGGGCGAGGGATTTCAGTTCACCGGCAAGATTGTGAGCAATTAGCAAACTCTTTAAACCAGCAACCAGAGCGCATTGTGGAATTACAATGGGGGCTTGACGATAAACAAAATTATCAAGCTAGTGTGCTTATTATAGCTTGTGATCGTCAAGGGTTATTCCGAGATATATCAACGATTATTGCTAATGAAAAAGTGAGTATTGTTGGTATTGATAGTCATAGTGATAGTACAAGACAAACCATGAGTATGAAAATTAAAGTAGAAGTTACCAGTGGTGAGCTACTTACTAGAGTATTAGATAAAGTGAGACAACTTGATGATGTTGTTGAAGTTAAAAGGCTATAA
- the rlmD gene encoding 23S rRNA (uracil(1939)-C(5))-methyltransferase RlmD: MANFFQVSNKKSVKAQEKQKLTVKVERLDSNGCGVAYYQSKPVFIHGTLPNENVDAKVVEQKSKYTLAKLLTINKASQHRVIAKCQHFTLCGGCDIQHLEYSQQLDFKKNKIIELFSRSGVAGNIVATLPWQAPIVSSPWEYRRKARIGVQFDKHSQATIGFRQKATNQLAAIKSCPVLVEPAANIFPLLKTLINKLSVKKAIGHIEIISTDDLDTTDLATVDINSTTKPLKKLTLIIRQIRAINEHDRKLWQEYAEKNCWNIYFQTNDSNKENINKSSLVSADSLSYRLANGIQINFSSTDFIQINQQVNMAMVEQALDWLSPQKNDDILDLFCGLGNFSLPLAQQAKQVIGVEGVQSMVDKASANAKFNHIDNCRFFQADLNSEWLSNAWAKHEFNKVLLDPARAGAEFAVEQVIKLNIPTILYVSCDPTTLARDSQLLILKGYKIEKIGLIDMFSQTKHVETMVLFNR; this comes from the coding sequence ATGGCAAACTTTTTCCAAGTAAGTAATAAAAAGTCAGTTAAAGCCCAAGAAAAACAAAAACTAACAGTAAAGGTTGAAAGGTTAGACTCAAATGGCTGTGGTGTTGCTTATTACCAAAGTAAACCTGTTTTTATTCATGGTACTTTGCCGAACGAAAACGTTGACGCAAAAGTAGTTGAGCAAAAAAGCAAATACACCCTAGCTAAACTATTAACAATCAACAAAGCGAGTCAGCATAGAGTTATAGCCAAATGCCAGCATTTCACTCTGTGTGGTGGCTGCGATATACAACACCTAGAGTATTCACAGCAACTTGATTTTAAAAAGAATAAAATTATAGAGCTATTTTCTCGCTCTGGTGTTGCAGGCAATATTGTTGCTACATTACCCTGGCAAGCTCCTATTGTTAGTTCGCCGTGGGAATACCGTCGCAAAGCGAGAATAGGCGTACAATTTGATAAACACTCACAAGCGACTATTGGCTTTAGACAAAAGGCTACTAATCAGCTTGCCGCTATTAAATCATGCCCTGTGCTTGTTGAACCCGCGGCTAATATATTTCCTTTATTAAAAACATTGATTAATAAACTAAGTGTAAAAAAAGCGATTGGTCATATTGAAATTATTAGTACAGACGATTTAGATACTACTGATCTGGCAACCGTTGATATAAATAGCACTACGAAGCCATTAAAAAAGTTAACACTCATTATACGCCAAATTAGAGCGATAAATGAACATGATCGTAAGCTGTGGCAAGAGTATGCTGAAAAAAACTGTTGGAATATTTATTTTCAAACTAATGATAGTAATAAAGAAAATATTAACAAAAGCTCGTTAGTTTCAGCTGATAGTTTAAGTTATCGTCTAGCTAACGGAATTCAAATTAACTTTTCTAGCACAGACTTTATTCAAATAAATCAGCAAGTAAATATGGCCATGGTAGAGCAAGCACTTGATTGGTTGTCGCCACAAAAAAATGATGACATATTAGATTTGTTTTGTGGTCTTGGAAACTTTAGTTTGCCGTTAGCGCAACAAGCTAAGCAAGTTATTGGTGTTGAAGGTGTACAAAGTATGGTTGATAAAGCTAGCGCGAACGCTAAATTTAACCACATTGATAATTGCCGATTTTTTCAAGCTGATTTAAACAGCGAATGGTTGTCTAATGCTTGGGCGAAACATGAATTTAATAAAGTATTATTAGATCCTGCTAGGGCAGGTGCTGAATTTGCTGTAGAACAAGTGATTAAACTTAATATTCCTACAATTTTATATGTTAGCTGTGATCCAACAACACTAGCAAGAGATAGTCAGTTACTTATTTTAAAAGGTTATAAAATTGAAAAAATAGGATTGATAGATATGTTTTCTCAAACAAAGCATGTTGAGACTATGGTATTGTTTAATCGGTAG
- the barA gene encoding two-component sensor histidine kinase BarA, protein MHKLSLKDWVILLTIVPIALISFGLASYFSYNRSTELNEFLNLRSQSIIEPLAITTKEAYINNNREKVRSIISAVHRSQSSIIKSITVFTLDNQIFVTSAYHGDTNLMRLKPAQKPPLYTQGEHFDDFIIFRTPILEESFDNNKVLTPLGYIAIHVDKSWIKLKQQNQYIIALGLAFFAVLLSSLLALTLIKNVTKPINSMVNAIDRIREGKLESRVTGQLLIGELNFLKTGINAMAQSLGNYQNEMQGSIDQATIDLRESLEQYEIQNVELSIAKKKSQDANKIKSEFLANMSHELRTPLNGVIGFTRQVLKTPLSDSQRDYLQTIDRSANNLLTIINDILDFSKLEAGKMVIESIPFSLRESIDESLVLLAPSAHKKELELSIRIDNSLPDSLLGDAMRIKQIMSNLVSNAIKFTQHGSVIIDVTFNIINAKRASIKITVADSGIGMSNVQQKTIFKAFTQADQSITRLHGGTGLGLVICQRLAHEMKGDIGFSSNENHGSKFWFNFECGMNTLPVTGELEHLLLTNKSILYYEPHSHSRAATYDILSNWDMKITQVESKKQLNELLESSSKNEDENFDFALIGHDKTATALSDLKKTITKIKPQIPNIHLAINSNSPSLHDALLASGALSCLSKPITTNKLYSALLAEPEYLSTPNKNILPIKVLAVDDNEANLKLINALLREQVSEVVLAENGLKALELCQNEIFTLIFMDIQMPVMDGISALQAIRRNSYNEKTPIIAVTAHALSGEKERMEQQGFDAYMTKPIDETMLNHIIYEYCDINYFLDSAIKSTLITRESLPLVQKTENSIKIIDWPLALKRTGGKENLAKEMFTGLIDYLPESKRNISAALEKQDSTQLKTLIHKLNGTCCYTGVPYLTNICQEIETQLKKEVSLDALEPEFLEFFEQIELILKKAPSVLVELNSNIPDLGINHEAQ, encoded by the coding sequence ATGCATAAATTAAGCCTCAAAGACTGGGTTATATTACTAACTATTGTTCCTATAGCATTAATCAGCTTTGGACTTGCCAGCTATTTTTCATATAACCGTAGTACAGAATTAAATGAGTTCTTAAATTTACGATCTCAAAGTATTATCGAACCTTTAGCTATTACGACTAAAGAAGCATATATTAATAACAACCGCGAAAAAGTTCGATCTATCATCAGCGCAGTTCATCGCAGCCAATCAAGTATTATCAAAAGCATCACCGTATTTACTTTAGATAATCAAATTTTTGTTACCAGTGCCTACCATGGTGATACTAACTTAATGCGATTAAAACCTGCACAAAAGCCACCTTTGTATACCCAAGGAGAGCATTTTGATGACTTCATTATATTCAGAACACCGATCCTAGAGGAGAGCTTCGACAATAATAAGGTATTAACACCTTTAGGTTATATCGCGATTCATGTAGATAAGAGTTGGATTAAACTTAAGCAACAAAACCAATATATTATTGCATTAGGCCTCGCTTTCTTTGCTGTTTTACTAAGTAGTCTTTTAGCGCTGACGCTGATTAAAAATGTGACTAAACCGATCAACTCCATGGTGAATGCTATTGATCGTATTCGAGAAGGAAAGCTTGAAAGCCGTGTAACTGGACAACTGTTAATTGGTGAACTAAATTTTTTAAAAACCGGTATCAATGCTATGGCACAATCATTAGGTAATTACCAAAATGAGATGCAAGGTAGTATTGACCAAGCAACAATTGATTTGCGTGAAAGTCTAGAACAATATGAAATTCAAAATGTTGAGCTAAGTATCGCTAAGAAAAAATCTCAGGATGCAAATAAGATCAAGTCCGAATTTTTAGCTAACATGAGTCACGAATTACGCACACCATTGAATGGGGTTATAGGTTTTACACGACAAGTACTTAAAACACCATTAAGTGACTCCCAACGAGATTACTTACAAACAATAGATAGATCTGCAAATAACCTCCTGACCATAATTAATGATATTCTTGACTTTTCCAAGCTTGAAGCAGGGAAAATGGTAATAGAAAGTATCCCCTTTTCACTTAGAGAATCTATTGATGAGAGTTTAGTGCTTTTAGCACCGAGTGCTCATAAAAAAGAATTAGAATTATCAATAAGAATTGATAATTCACTTCCTGATTCTTTATTAGGTGATGCTATGCGCATCAAACAAATAATGAGTAACTTAGTCAGTAATGCGATTAAGTTTACTCAACATGGCTCTGTCATTATTGACGTTACCTTTAACATCATTAATGCTAAACGTGCTTCCATCAAGATAACAGTTGCTGACAGTGGTATTGGTATGAGCAACGTACAACAGAAAACAATATTTAAAGCTTTTACGCAAGCGGATCAAAGTATAACCCGATTACATGGTGGAACTGGTTTAGGTTTAGTTATTTGCCAAAGACTTGCCCATGAAATGAAAGGAGATATAGGTTTTAGTTCAAATGAAAACCATGGCTCAAAGTTTTGGTTTAATTTTGAATGCGGCATGAACACATTACCTGTTACAGGAGAGTTAGAGCACTTACTATTGACCAATAAATCTATTTTATATTATGAACCTCATTCACATAGTAGAGCTGCAACATATGACATATTATCCAATTGGGATATGAAAATAACTCAAGTAGAAAGTAAGAAACAATTAAATGAATTACTTGAAAGTTCGTCGAAGAATGAAGATGAAAACTTTGACTTTGCATTAATTGGTCACGATAAAACAGCAACTGCATTAAGTGACTTAAAGAAAACAATAACTAAAATTAAGCCGCAAATACCTAACATACATTTAGCTATTAACAGTAACTCACCTAGCTTACATGATGCTCTGCTAGCCAGTGGTGCATTGAGTTGTTTAAGTAAACCAATAACAACAAATAAACTCTACAGTGCTTTGTTAGCAGAGCCAGAATACTTATCAACACCTAATAAAAATATTTTGCCGATCAAGGTCCTCGCGGTAGACGACAACGAAGCTAACTTAAAGTTAATTAATGCGCTATTACGTGAGCAAGTTAGTGAAGTAGTCTTGGCTGAAAATGGCTTAAAAGCATTAGAATTATGTCAAAATGAAATTTTCACATTAATTTTCATGGATATTCAAATGCCAGTAATGGATGGAATAAGCGCATTACAAGCCATAAGACGTAATTCTTACAACGAAAAGACGCCTATAATTGCTGTGACAGCTCATGCTTTAAGTGGTGAAAAAGAAAGAATGGAGCAGCAAGGGTTTGATGCTTACATGACTAAGCCTATAGATGAAACTATGCTTAATCACATTATTTATGAATATTGCGATATTAATTATTTTCTAGATAGCGCTATAAAAAGCACACTGATAACAAGGGAGTCCTTACCTTTAGTTCAAAAAACAGAGAACAGTATAAAGATAATAGATTGGCCATTAGCACTTAAAAGAACAGGTGGAAAAGAGAATTTAGCTAAAGAAATGTTTACAGGGTTAATTGACTACTTACCCGAAAGTAAAAGAAATATTAGTGCTGCGTTAGAAAAACAAGATAGTACTCAATTAAAAACATTAATACATAAACTAAACGGTACCTGCTGTTACACTGGTGTTCCGTATTTAACTAATATTTGCCAAGAAATAGAAACACAACTGAAAAAAGAAGTTTCTTTAGATGCATTAGAGCCTGAATTTTTAGAATTTTTTGAGCAAATAGAGCTAATATTAAAAAAAGCGCCTAGCGTATTAGTTGAACTCAATAGCAACATACCTGATTTAGGTATTAATCACGAAGCTCAATGA
- the mazG gene encoding nucleoside triphosphate pyrophosphohydrolase: MLNVNIESEASIDKLRWIMSQLRDPETGCPWDIKQNFASITAHTIEEAYEVVDAIEQNDFIELNKELGDLLFQVIFYSQLGQEQQLFDFDTVVASICEKLIRRHPHVFSSADLTSDVQIKANWENEKAKERQAKNNQENLSILADIPKNLPALSQAAKIQKRCSHVGFDWDNVMDVFAKIEEEVLEVKEELEAENINKKALGEEIGDLMFAVVNLCRHAKEDPETLLRKANQKFTKRFHGVEAQVQQSERDFSQHSLAQLEQYWQQVKMAEK, from the coding sequence ATGCTAAATGTTAATATTGAAAGTGAAGCGTCAATTGATAAGTTGCGTTGGATTATGTCCCAATTACGTGATCCTGAGACAGGTTGTCCATGGGATATAAAGCAAAACTTTGCCTCTATTACCGCTCACACAATAGAAGAAGCATATGAAGTTGTTGATGCGATAGAGCAAAATGACTTCATTGAACTTAATAAAGAGTTAGGCGATTTATTGTTTCAAGTTATCTTTTATAGTCAGCTTGGTCAGGAACAGCAACTTTTTGATTTCGATACTGTTGTTGCGTCTATTTGTGAAAAACTGATTCGTCGTCATCCCCATGTTTTTAGTAGTGCTGATTTAACAAGTGACGTACAAATAAAGGCTAATTGGGAAAATGAAAAAGCCAAAGAACGTCAAGCAAAGAATAATCAAGAAAATTTAAGCATCCTTGCTGACATACCTAAAAACTTGCCTGCTTTGTCACAAGCGGCAAAAATTCAAAAAAGATGCTCACACGTCGGCTTTGATTGGGATAATGTGATGGATGTTTTTGCAAAAATTGAAGAAGAAGTGCTTGAAGTTAAAGAAGAGCTCGAAGCCGAAAATATTAATAAAAAAGCGTTAGGGGAAGAAATAGGGGACTTAATGTTTGCCGTAGTGAATTTATGTCGTCATGCAAAAGAAGATCCTGAAACACTGCTGCGTAAGGCAAATCAAAAGTTTACTAAACGCTTTCATGGTGTTGAAGCTCAAGTACAGCAATCGGAACGAGACTTTTCACAACATAGTTTGGCGCAATTAGAACAGTATTGGCAGCAAGTTAAAATGGCAGAGAAATAG
- the recO gene encoding DNA repair protein RecO, which produces MSNIQVEHHAFVLHSRPFKENQQLLELLTEYEGKTSALVYVGQSKRSIKKGMIQPFLPLKLTFKDSNANLKRITGIEAIGNSYSLSKHYLYSGFYVNELLVKLLTNDIVCEDVFKQYQLTLISLSENLPIAPQLRQFELCLLEELGQSFDFSPVFNEVTDNVAGFYYVIEQGFVPAYNYSISNITTPWFNTEHLQSIAEHIYHGAELIHKEAEHTFKLLMRNVLTHLLDGKPLNSRKLFEKK; this is translated from the coding sequence ATGTCAAATATTCAAGTGGAACATCATGCTTTTGTACTCCATTCTCGTCCGTTTAAAGAGAATCAGCAATTGCTTGAATTGTTAACTGAATATGAAGGTAAAACCTCCGCGCTTGTTTATGTTGGCCAATCTAAACGGTCTATTAAAAAAGGCATGATTCAGCCTTTCTTACCCTTAAAACTTACTTTTAAAGACAGCAATGCGAATTTAAAGCGCATTACTGGTATTGAAGCAATTGGTAACTCTTATTCTTTAAGCAAACATTATTTATATAGTGGTTTTTATGTAAATGAACTTTTGGTAAAACTATTAACTAATGATATTGTCTGTGAAGACGTATTTAAACAATATCAGTTAACGTTAATATCCCTATCTGAAAATTTACCTATTGCTCCTCAATTAAGACAATTTGAATTATGTTTGTTAGAAGAGTTGGGCCAATCGTTTGATTTTAGCCCAGTATTTAATGAAGTAACTGATAATGTTGCAGGTTTTTATTATGTTATAGAGCAAGGTTTTGTCCCTGCCTATAATTACTCAATAAGTAATATAACTACGCCTTGGTTTAATACCGAACATTTACAATCAATTGCGGAGCACATTTATCATGGTGCAGAGCTTATTCATAAAGAAGCCGAACATACGTTTAAACTATTAATGCGAAATGTTTTAACCCATCTACTTGATGGCAAACCTTTAAATAGCCGTAAATTATTTGAAAAAAAATAA
- the pdxJ gene encoding pyridoxine 5'-phosphate synthase, which yields MKELLLGVNVDHIATLRQARGTNYPDPVYAASVAEHAGADGITVHLREDRRHIQDRDIHVLKQTLHTRMNFEMAVTDEMIAIACEVKPAFCCLVPEKREELTTEGGLDVISQLEKISEAVTKLSAVGIQVSLFIDADKGQIDAALASGAPYIEIHTGQYADATEESVQQSELARLTDGIKYAHSIGLKVNAGHGLNYFNVKPIAAIEEIIELNIGHAIIARAVIDGLDKAVRDMKALMLEARQ from the coding sequence ATGAAAGAGTTACTTTTAGGTGTTAATGTCGATCATATTGCGACTTTACGTCAAGCTAGAGGAACAAATTACCCTGATCCAGTGTACGCTGCCAGTGTCGCTGAGCATGCAGGTGCAGACGGTATAACCGTACATTTACGCGAAGATAGACGCCATATCCAAGATCGTGATATTCACGTATTAAAGCAAACACTGCACACCCGAATGAATTTTGAGATGGCAGTTACTGACGAAATGATCGCGATTGCCTGTGAAGTTAAACCTGCTTTTTGTTGTTTAGTACCTGAAAAAAGAGAAGAGCTCACAACCGAAGGTGGCTTAGATGTTATTAGTCAACTTGAAAAGATATCTGAAGCAGTGACAAAGCTCTCAGCAGTAGGCATACAGGTGAGTTTATTTATCGATGCTGATAAAGGGCAAATTGATGCTGCTTTAGCGAGTGGTGCACCCTATATTGAAATACATACTGGTCAATATGCAGATGCAACAGAAGAGTCAGTTCAACAAAGTGAATTAGCACGTTTAACTGATGGGATTAAATATGCGCACAGTATTGGTTTGAAAGTGAATGCAGGCCATGGTTTAAATTATTTTAATGTTAAGCCTATTGCTGCAATAGAGGAGATCATAGAATTAAATATTGGTCATGCGATTATCGCTCGTGCAGTTATTGATGGTCTGGATAAAGCTGTCAGAGATATGAAAGCGTTAATGTTAGAAGCAAGACAGTAG